From Octopus sinensis unplaced genomic scaffold, ASM634580v1 Contig11382, whole genome shotgun sequence, one genomic window encodes:
- the LOC115228925 gene encoding N-acetyl-D-glucosamine kinase-like, with protein sequence MSLIDEALKRIKNEVNVLVVGLALAGVNTSACQEKILKICYQNYSNVAKSFTVVNDTVGSIYTATPSGTGSNCTLLTETGHQITCGGWGYILGDQGSGRMNLYFLGYFVSLKTIKTLENITNLLELFYSNFKVANIASLAKPLCDLGRDGDELVQSIFYKAGRDLALHIMAVIRKAGIESSVDIVCTGSMWKSWDLLKSGFKSGMEPTVDYRLLYLKKTAAIGAALYAAKCSSKGSLIENYDYSANFEVL encoded by the exons ATGTCTCTAATTGATGAAGCACTCAAGCGTATTAAGAATGAAGTAAACGTGCTTGTTGtg GGACTTGCTTTAGCTGGTGTGAATACTTCAGCATgtcaagaaaaaattttaaaaatttgttatcaGAATTATTCAAATGTCGCTAAAAGCTTTACAGTTGTTAATGATACGGTGGGATCAATATATACGGCTACTCCTAGtg GGACTGGATCAAACTGCACATTATTAACTGAAACTGGACACCAAATTACTTGTGGAGGTTGGGGCTACATTCTTGGAGATCAGGGATCGGGTAgaatgaatttatattttctagGATATTTTGTATCATTAAAAACTATTAAAACC ttGGAGAATATAACCAATCTTTTGGAATTGTTTTATTCGAATTTCAAGGTTGCAAATATTGCTTCCCTCGCTAAACCACTTTGCG ATTTGGGTAGAGATGGAGATGAATTAGTACAGTCGATTTTTTATAAAGCTGGAAGAGATCTAGCTCTTCATATAATGGCAGTGATAAGAAAGGCAGGGATCGAATCATCAGTAGATATTGTCTGTACAGGATCCATGTGGAAAAGTTGGGATTTGTTGAAATCTGGATTCAAATCTGGAATGGAACCAACTGTCGACTATAGATTACTTTATCTAAAAAAGACTGCAGCTATCGGAGCTGCTTTATATGCAGCAAAATGCAGTTCCAAGGGTTCTTTAATTGAAAATTATGATTATTCTGCCAACTTTGAAGTTCTTTAA
- the LOC115228940 gene encoding 40S ribosomal protein S12-like, which translates to MTSTITPENEESVQKLFQAASLENKLVCGLNQCVKALQDFEAPELCFLAADCDKPEYVKLIQAFCKTKNVDLLTFPQRAKLGQFCGLFRMDRDGEIIHSVGCSCALIKVLYLVIY; encoded by the exons atgACATCTACTATTACTCCTGAAAATGAAGAATCTGTACAAAAATTGTTTCAGGCTGCCTCTCTTGAAAATAAATTAGTCTGTGGATTGAATCAGTGTGTAAAGGCTCTTCAAGACTT TGAAGCTCCAGAATTATGCTTTCTTGCAGCAGATTGTGACAAACCAGAATATGTTAAACTGATCCAAGCATTTTGCAAAACAAAGAATGTCGATCTTCTAACA tTTCCACAAAGAGCGAAGCTTGGTCAATTTTGTGGACTATTTAGAATGGATAGGGATGGGGAAATTATTCACTCTGTTGGTTGTAGTTGTGCTCTTATTAAGGTTTTATATTTAGTAATATATTAG